The nucleotide sequence TCGCCGTGTCGAGCAGGCTCTCGACAGCACGACGGTCGGTGACGTCGCAATTGACGATCGTGGGTTGCATCCCGAGCTCGTGCAGCGCCGCGGCCGCGGCGTCGAGCCGGTCTTGCCTCACGTCGCAGAGGATCAGGGTGTGGTCGCGGCCGACGATTTTCGCCGTGGCCAGGCCCATGCCGCCGGCACCGCCGGTGATCACCGAAACTCGATTCATACCTGGACGGTATATGCGGTGGGATTTCGGACGGAGCTGCGGGTCGAGCTTTTTGCGCCCCTCCGCCGGCGCTCTAGCCGGCCGCCTCCGGGTCCTCGTGTGGGTGGCCGCTGTGTCGCACAGCGGTGCCCCGGAACGGCGCGCGAATGGCGGGGGTCAGGTGCCGGCGGTTGATGACCAGCCCGACGATGGCCGCCGCGGTGTAGACGCCGCAGAGCAGCAGACGGCCGTGGGTGGTGTTGATCGGGAACTGTGCGAGGAACAGCACCAGGAGCGCCCAGGCGGTGGCTCGCTGGAAACGCAGCCCGAGTATCAGCGCAACACCCATCAGGGTTTGGGTGGCGGTCAGCAGCACCTCTTCCACCTGCCGGGGATCGAGCGCCAGGGCGAATCCGCCGCCGCCCAGCAGGTGGGACACCGGCAGCGAGCCGATCAGCAGCGTCCACTGGTTGACCTTGGACGAGATCAGCGTGGCGATGGCCGCCGTGCCCTTGCCGCGGCTGGCGAAGATGGTCGCCACGATGAACTCGGGCGCCTCCGAGGCCAGCGGTGCGAGCCACTGCACCAGCAGGAACCGGTCGACGCCCAGTTCGGTGCCGGCGGCAACCAGATTGTCGGCAAACGGCGCCGCGCAGAGCAGGATCACCGCGCACGACACCGCGAGCAACCCGATGACGACCATTCGCCGGCCGCGGTCGGGCAGGTGTCCGACGGCGGCGGCGGTGCCGACCAGCTCGGGTTCCTCGACGTCGCCGTGGCTGAGCTTGTAGAGGTAGAAGGCGAACCAGGCCAGCAGTGCCAGCCCCAGCACCAGGTGGATGTGTCCGGTCGCGGGGATGAGGAAGGCCGCGAGGCCGGCGACCAGTAGGAAGCCGATTTCCACCCGGTTGGCGGGTTCTAAGGCCACCCCGGTGGTCTTTTTGCCGCCCAGTCTGCGGGCCACGACGACGCCGACCAGTACCACGACCGGCCAGCCCAGACCCATCAGCAGCCGGTTGGACCCCGTCATGTTGGCGGCGGCGTACTGCGTGTACTCGGGGACGTGGCCGGACACGTACGCGTAGTAGAGGTCGACGGCGTATTCGGGCAGCACCGCGATCACCGCGAGCACCGCGATCGCGAGGCCTCCGGAGACGTCGATCTGCGCGGCTTCGGCGGCCCACGCCAGCAGGAAGCTGGCGGCGACCACCGCGGCCCCGTAGATCAGCAGGGCGGCGACCGCGTTGAGATGTATCCCCCCGATGCGCACCACCAGCGCCGGAGCGACAAACGCGGCGGTGATCACCGCCGACCGGGTCAGGGTGCGCCACGGCGCGCGCGGCGGCGAGGGGCGGTCCACGGCAAGCATCGCCATTTCTTCGGAATTCATCGACTTCATCGAGATCGGTGATCGTTGGTGGCTACTCTTGCGGCCGTT is from Mycobacterium conspicuum and encodes:
- a CDS encoding sodium:proton exchanger, with the translated sequence MAMLAVDRPSPPRAPWRTLTRSAVITAAFVAPALVVRIGGIHLNAVAALLIYGAAVVAASFLLAWAAEAAQIDVSGGLAIAVLAVIAVLPEYAVDLYYAYVSGHVPEYTQYAAANMTGSNRLLMGLGWPVVVLVGVVVARRLGGKKTTGVALEPANRVEIGFLLVAGLAAFLIPATGHIHLVLGLALLAWFAFYLYKLSHGDVEEPELVGTAAAVGHLPDRGRRMVVIGLLAVSCAVILLCAAPFADNLVAAGTELGVDRFLLVQWLAPLASEAPEFIVATIFASRGKGTAAIATLISSKVNQWTLLIGSLPVSHLLGGGGFALALDPRQVEEVLLTATQTLMGVALILGLRFQRATAWALLVLFLAQFPINTTHGRLLLCGVYTAAAIVGLVINRRHLTPAIRAPFRGTAVRHSGHPHEDPEAAG